One genomic segment of Desulfomicrobium sp. ZS1 includes these proteins:
- a CDS encoding thioesterase family protein has product MARVQIELPRTWLYQTRLDVRVTDVNYGGHLGNDRVLALAHEARVRWLASCGLSEQDVGGVGLIMADAALVFRGEAFLGDKLDVELGAVETRRSSFDLVYRLTRPADGIEIALVKTGMVCFDYAARKVARLPLVLARCLESES; this is encoded by the coding sequence ATGGCGCGCGTGCAGATCGAATTACCGAGGACATGGCTTTACCAGACGCGGCTTGATGTGCGCGTGACCGACGTGAATTATGGCGGACATCTGGGCAATGACCGGGTGCTGGCCCTTGCCCACGAGGCGCGGGTGCGCTGGCTGGCGTCCTGCGGCCTGTCCGAACAGGATGTCGGCGGGGTGGGGCTGATCATGGCCGATGCGGCTCTGGTTTTCCGGGGTGAGGCCTTTCTGGGCGACAAGCTGGACGTGGAGCTGGGCGCGGTCGAGACGCGCCGGTCGAGTTTCGATCTTGTCTACCGGCTGACTCGTCCTGCCGATGGCATTGAAATCGCTCTGGTCAAGACGGGCATGGTCTGTTTCGATTACGCGGCGCGCAAGGTCGCCCGTTTGCCCCTCGTGCTGGCCCGGTGCCTGGAAAGCGAGTCCTGA